The Prionailurus bengalensis isolate Pbe53 chromosome D3, Fcat_Pben_1.1_paternal_pri, whole genome shotgun sequence DNA window GACGTTGGTGACCTTGATGAGAGTagcatggtggggagggggtgcacaGGTGAGGCAGAAACCAGATTGCAAACAGATGAGTAAGGCTAACTCTTTCAAGAAGCTTTactctgtgggcacctgggtggctcagttggctgggcatccaactcttgatttcggctcaggtcatgatcttgcagttcatgagattgagccctgcgtggggctctgctctgaacgtgtaggctgcctgggattctctctctccctctcccactgcctctcccctgctcatgcgcatgTGTATGCAAGtgctccctctctcgctgtctctgtctctttaaataaaaagaagcagcaTCAGCTTTACACCGAATGGAAGTGAGGTTGCATGAAGGAGATGTGTAGGCAAGGAGCTCGATTTGAAAAAGAtgagagaggcgcctgggtggctcagtcggttaagcgtccgacttcagctcaggtcttcagctcaggtcacgatctcgcagtctgtgactgcgtcgggctctgggctgatggcccagagcctggagcctgcttccgattctgtgtttccctctctctctgcccctcccccgttcatgctctgtttctctgtctcaaaaataaataaaaaacgttaaaaaaaaaaaaattaaaaaaaaaagaaaaagatgagaaatttgGGCTTGTTTAAATGGTGATGAATGAGAGTCAGCAGATAAAGAGGTTGAAAATAATAGGAAAGGAATAGTAGGTAATTGATCAATTGAAGTTTCAGAGGAAGTAGGAAAGAATAAACTTCAAAGTGTAGATATAGGCGTTAGTTACtcgaaaggaggagggagggacccTAGTATGGCCTGTTAAAGAAAGATATATGTGGACAGTGACCTCTTTTGTAAGGAGAAGCCTGTATTTCCTCTCACATGGAAAGTAGGTATTGAGAGTGactggagaaataaaaaagtctgttttttgcTATTATCATTTCAGATTGTGAGAACAGTGAAACAGCAACAAAGAAGgacatttcagaagaaaagtCACAAAGACTTCCCCAGGAACCTTCATCTGGAGGAATTAGTGAACCTGAAAGCAATTTAGAGTGGCAACAAGGAAATGCTACAGGGGAGAAGTTAAGAAGATCCCCTTCCCAAGGGGACAGCTTTAGTCAAGTAATCTTCACACACAAATCTCTGGGAAAGAGAGACCATCATGAGCCTCAAAGCAGCTTGATTCTAAGTACAAACTCTATAACTTATCAGAAAGTTCCTACAGAAGAGAGACCTTATAGATGTGATGTATGTGGGCACAGCTTCAAGCAGCATTCCTCTCTAACACAACATCAGAGAATCCATACTGGAGAAAAGCCCTATAAATGTAACCAGTGTGGAAAGGCTTTTAGTTTGAGGTCATATCTTATTATTCACCAGAGAATTCACAGCGGTGAGAAGGCATATGAAtgtagtgaatgtgggaaagccttcaatCAGAGCTCAGCCCTCATTAGACATCGCAaaattcatactggtgagaaagcTTGTAAATGTAACGAATGTGGCAAAGCATTCAGTCAAAGTTCATATCTCATTATACATCAAAGAATTCACACTGGCGAGAAACCTTATGAGTGTAATGAGTGTGGGAAAACCTTTAGCCAAAGCTCAAAGCTTATTAGACACCAGCGAATTCATACAGGAGAGAGACcttatgaatgtaatgaatgtggaaaagcttTCAGGCAGAGTTCAGAACTGATAACCCATCAGAGAATACATAGtggggagaaaccctatgaatgtaatgagtgtggaaaagctttcagtctgaGCTCAAACCTCATCagacatcagagaattcatagtGGAGAGGAACCTTATCAGTGTAATGAATGTGGCAAAACTTTCAAAAGGAGCTCAGCCCTTGTTCAGCATCAGAGAATCCATTCTGGGGATGAAGCTTATatatgtaatgaatgtgggaaggctTTCAGGCACAGATCAGTCCTCATGCGCCATCAGAGAGTCCACACTGTAAAGTAACTTGTGAATACAAggaatgttgtaaatattttggtCAGATTTATATCTTTGTTAGTTGAAAGGGTTTACTTTGGAACAAGACTCCAGACTGGTAAACTACCAGATCTTGAGTCATCTGACTTAAAGCAGCACTTCTCAATGCTACTGCAAATTGTCctttgaaagcttttcctgtgACTAATCAGAACAGCAGATGGAAGAATCACTGCTTCCAGCTTTTCTCTTACTATTAGGAATACTCAGGAGATAAGAAAAATGGGAATATAACATTGAAACCTCATTTTCCACGAGAATGTCACAAAGAGGGTACAGCAACCCAGGCTGTGTCACTGCACCTGATTGTCCACATACCAGGTTTGGGATATGGTGTGGACAATATGAGGGACGTTTTGTCTCAGGAATACAAAAAATTTACTGACCAATTAAGAACAATGACAGGGCAGCAAGACAGATGGGGAAATAGTTCATCAGTGACTTACTGAGCCTGTGACAGCCCAGAAATGAGGTAGTGAAAGAATCCAAACTAATGTATCCAACAGCTATTTTTTGAGggcctgctttgtgccaggcactaggaaTACAGTGGGAAAGAAGATAGTCTGTACAGTTTAATGGACAAGGAAGACAGGCAGTGATACGGTATAATCACTGCTGTGGGACATTAGGAGTACCTGACTCAACCTTGGATCAGGGAAAGTTTCTGAGAAAAACGATGAAGGATGAGTAGAACTTAGCCAGGAAAGTAGGCAGGCAGGCCAGGGAACAATATGGCCAGTAGAGGGAACAATAGACGAAGGTTAGGAAGAATGTCTGGCATATCTGAGAAATGAAAAGGCTGTTTTGTGTGGAGCATTCCTGTTGAGTTCCTTTTGGGGTGGAGTCATGTCTGTTAAGCATGGATGTAGCCAGAACCTGGTGAGCAGTGCTGGTAGTAAAACAGGAGCCAGGGGAGAAGCTTCTGTTACTGGACAAAACCTGGAGTTCTTGGACCACAGGGTAGAGGGAGCTGTCTTGGGCTTGTGTGAGCTGGGGGAAAGGGTTAATAACTATAGTTTCCTGGCCTGTAGGTTAAACTAGAccttgggggtgggtgggtcagAAAGAGCCTAGCCTAGTGGTTAAGAGGTTAAGCATCTGTTGGGAGTCCTGAATCTTCCCTTTCCTAACCAGAGGACTCCTGGTTCTTAAGACTGTCAGAGCTGCTGTCTGCGTCCTGCTAACTCCCAAGGCTCTGGGTCAGAAGCTGCTATGGCTACCACGTTTGTTTCTGGGGCTACACCCCCACATTTCTAGTGTACTCCCTTGGCTCAGGTGCTAAAAAACGTTGTCAGTCGCCGAGTGACTGACCCCTCACAGGCACCTCACACATGTTCAGTTTTGTCTTATATCAGCAGTATTTCAGTCTTGTGAATTTTGTTAAGGACAGTGGTAAAGGGAAGTAGACATAACAGTCATGGTCCATCCAGAGACCACCTCTGACAACCCATCAGGAAACATATCCCTTGACTGGTGCTTCTCAGTGCAATGCAGAAAGGTGTGTAAGTTAGTGAGCAACAGAAAGTCGTGGTCAGAATACCTAACAGGTAAGAGTTCTAACACACCTTACCAAAAACAGAAATCTGTGGGAATCTGGAATCCTGtgcataagaaaataattttcacgAGGATAAGTAGACAGCACTCCTGTTGGGGCATATGTAGATGAGCAGGTAATAACCAGGAAGAATGGCAGGTGGACTAAATGCCCGTGCttggagagagaatgtgaagacAAAGGGATAGGATAACAAAGTTAACATGGTAAGAGCTATTCATATTCAACTCTTAGGTTTCCTCTCAAGATGAGGACTCAAACAAACTGAAAAGGGTAGGATAATAAGTAGGAATTGATAAAACATATTACAAAAGGGAGAGATTGTTTATAAAGAGAGTTCTTAACATTTATCAGTAAGAAACATACTGATACTGGTACTTTGCTGAGGgctttgtatgtatgtatctttCCAACAGCTCAtatcttgcagatgaggaagtgaAGGCTTAAGATCATGGGTTAGTCAGTATCCTATCGCTAAAAAGTGGTGAGGTCAGACTTTGAACCCAGGCAATAGGAATCCAGAACCTTTCTGTGGAGCCACTTACCTCTAGAATCTCCCCATGAAAAAGTCCCAGTAGAAAAAAGATTGTACTTAAGTAAGCaaatcacaaaagaacaaatgccAATGGATGACAAATGGTCAGCCTTGCAAGATGTGTATTAAAGCAAGAGTTGAGATggcacttttttcccccctcatcaAATGAGAATTCAGGGAACCTGGGAGTTCAGTGCTGCTGGTGAGATGTGACTAGATACTGTCTCTGGCAATCAATACCAGAAGCCTTAAGCATTGCCTTGTGACTTTAAAATTCTACCTGTAAATGTATGCTTCAGAAAACATCATGAATGTATACAAAGTCTTAAAAGCTGTTAAAATGATGTTGATTGATGTCAAAAGAAATGGCAGCGTATCTTGGGTAAAAATATGTACACTATGACtccatgtaaaaatatatttatgcattaaaaatactggaaataataATCTCAGACTGCTATACCGGCTAGCTGGTGATAAAATtacagattatttaatttttttcttgtgattttctgTGTCTTCCAAACTCTTCtacaataaatacttttaaacttagaggaaaaaaaaaaaggttaaaaggaATGAAAGCCCAGGATAGTCAAGAAATACTAAGAAAAGTACATGCTTTCTGTAGCATCTGTGTCCCTCCCAAGTCCTGGGAGGTTAACTTGTTAACTTCCACATGATGTCCTCATTAAATGACAGTGGCAGACACACCCATCTCACACTAGTGTACCAACAAAAGCCATCTGTAAATTATAAATCTCTGTTCAAATACAACTTATTTGTATGAAGGTTATCTGTAGTTGAGAAAAGCAGTAACCTTGAAGTGGAGCCTCTTGTTCACGTTAGTGCTTCTTGAATTCTGCAGCCATGGGCAAGTCACCTCACAACTTGACCCTCGGTTTAAAGGAGCtggggtaggggtgcctgggtggctcagttggttaagcgtctaactttggctcaggttatgatctcatggtttgtgagttcaagccccgtatcaggctctgtggtgacagctcagagcctggagcctacttcacattctgtgcctctctgtccccccaccctcgctcacaatctgtctccctccttcaaaaaataaacattaaaaaatatatatatataattttttttaaaggaagtggaGTAGATGATCTATAGTTAAAGCTTCAACATTCTGTGTTTATGAAAGAGGAGGCACcaatatacattttcttctccagccttcccagaaaaagagtaaataaattgtGCTCAGGGTCCtcttatatattttggtataGAGGCTCTCCAGGGGAGTAATGTTTACCTTAAATGGGTCTTGCAGATACACGGATTTTAAAAGATGTGCAATTTAGGCAAGATGCTTAGTTTCCTACCTTTCGCCTTCTCCCTCATTTCCATAGACTGCAATTAACTGTCCAGCTGAGGATTGGAAATTTAAGCAAATCTGACCTTGGTCTCTCCAAGCTCCCCCATGaatctttgtttctcttgccccATTGAATGAATCCTCAAAGTAAGGGAGATTGCCAATTAGAATTATTTCCCATGCAGAAGAAACTGACCTGGAGAGCATTTCTGCTAAAAGAAAGGGTGAGCTCAATGGGCAGACCTCACTGATACCCACCCACCCCTTGCTTTCTGATGGGTCAGACATTGTTACTCAGTAACCCTATCCTCAGCAGCTGTCTTGTTGGCTGGTGCTAATGATCACAAATCTAAAGGGTCATGGGGTTTTTCTGCACAGGTTTCTTCTAAGGACCTgctgagagaggaggggaagccCTGGGCAGTCTCCCAGACTCCTGCTCCTTAAGTGATTCTGGTGGACgcaatgtgtatgtgtgtttaaagaGGCTACTTGCTCTGGTTCCCAAAGTTTTTCAACCAGCTGTCCCCTAACTTTTGTGGCTTCACCTGGTGAAGTGCAGCCCCAGGGGATAGCTATCAGTTTCCAGACACCTTTTGGCCCAGGAAAGAAGAGTTAAGAAGCCAATTCCTTGACTTCTTGCCACAACCCCCTCACCCAGCATACCTCCACTCATGTCACCATGCTCCCTATTCCAGAACAAATCATTTCAAAGCAGGgcttaaaattcaaattttattacaATACATCTTGCATTACATTCTAACACTAAACAGTTTAAGTATATACTCAAAAGTATAAACGTTAAAATCAATTACTAAAAATGATTTACCAAGCAAGATTTTTACCAATACTAGAGTTGGGGGAAGACAACTAGAAAGTACTCCAAAATGTTAACGTTTCTGTAGGTGGTGGGACTGAAGTGATttctactttctcattttctgtattaccaacatttataattaattcacaacccaggggaaaaaaactattaaataaaattaacatgaaatcATCTGATTGTCACCTATAGGAAAGGGCAACTTCATCCATTTTAAGGGTCTCTCTAGACTTCTGATTGACCTCATTCAATGACAATCCCCCAACCTGTGGACATGTAGactgaccccctcccccaatttcaCCTCCCCTATTACCCATAACAGATTTGATCACCAAGTCTTCAGAAGTAACAGTATCTGGAAGGGAAATCAGGACATCTTAAAAGAGAAATCAAACTTTCTCTTACATAGGAATTGCCTTCAGCAATTAATGGTGGGTTAATTAAAActgccaaaataaaaatcaacagagAAGTAGAATTTTGAGGAATCTAAGGGGGTAATTCAATAAGGATTCATTGCCTTCAAGTAACTTAGTATCTTCTAGCTGGTGataaggggaggggacaggaaatGAGGAATAGTAGACCTTGGGAAGGCAGACCTCTCACTCCTATGCTTCTGTGAGCTTCCCATTTCCTGAGCCCTAGGGGCACAGAACACCAACACTGTCCCTCTAGCCTCCAATATGTCTTCTTTCCGTGGTGTACATACATGCCTTTTTCCATACAATGCGCCAAAGTCTACCATCACACTGACTGTTCCGAGTACCTCAAGGTCTCTTAGGTCACTCTGGGTCCGGGATAGGCTACCCAAATCTGTGATTataaacagaaagagaggaatcAACACATGTCCTCTGAACCAGGGTCTACGAGAAGAAATTCCTGCTTGAAAGGAATCCTGATCAAGAGACCTCTATAGATCCTCTCTCCATACCTCTGTATGTGCTATAACCTTTGCCTATAATGTTCTCTTCCCTCTTGCCTTGATCTAATTTGTACACACCCTTTATTCCTCAACAGAGATTTCATCACCTCCAGGAAGCTTAAGTGACTCCTAAACCAGGTTAGGTGCCCCCCTTGTATTTTGACAGAATCCAAGATTTATCCTACCAAAGAACTTATCACACTTTACTGTAATTAcctgtttaataaatatatatgtatcccATTAGCCCGTAACTCTGGGAGGGCAATGGCCATGTCTGCCCCCAAtggctggcacatagcaggtgctcaataaataaacaaacctcaaCTGACCTCTGGAAGCTCAGGGCTGAGGAGAGAACTGGCAAGGGGGCAGAATGAGCTATAAACTGATCCAGGACAGAATTCAACATTTCACAACCTCACAATTCAACACCTCAGAGAACTGAATGACTCTCAGCACATGCCTCCAACTTCCAAATGCACGATGTTCTTGCTGGGCAGAGATCCTTGCCATTGAAAGCACCACCTTTCAGTCCATCATGTAAGAAGCTCTTTCAGGATCTCTGCCCCAATCCTGGCCTTACTGTGTAAGTGCTCATTCAACACGTCAACAACCATATTTGTGTGGATCTGCTCGTACAGTAAGTACTGACTCAGACAGGAAGGACAGAAACTCTGCTCTTAGGAAACGTCTAACTTTCGTGCAGTCTCACCCCAAAGCGAATCCCTAGTATGACACAAGTATACAACTCTTACCCAAGACTTAAACTCTGGTGTGAGTTCTCTGGTGCTGCATAAGGCCTGACCTATGCCTAAATGTTTTCCTACATTCATTACATTCGTAAGGCTTTTCCCCAGTATGGATTCTCTGGTGCTGTGTGAGGGCTGAGCTCTGATTGAAGgattttccacattcattacattcataaggtttttctccagtatgaattctttgatgtTCAATAAGGATAGAGCTTCTACCAAAAGCCTTACCACATTCAGTACATTCATAACCTTTGTCTCCAGTGTGAATTTTCTTATGCTGAATGAGGGCTGAGCTCCggctgaaggctttcccacattcaccaCATTCATaaggcttctctccagtgtgaattctccGATGCCTAATGAGCTCTGAGCTGCCCCTGAAAGCTTTTCCACATTCACAGCATTCATAGGGTTTTTCACCactatgaattctctgatgtctAACAAGGTCTGAACTCAAACTAAAAGCTTTGCCACACTCTTTACATGCATAAGGCCTCTccccagtatgaattctctgatgtctAATCAGCTTTGAGCTCTGGCAAAAGGCTTTCCCACAGTCCAAGCACTCGTAGACCTTTCCCCCAGCGTGAACTCTCTGTCGTGTTACAACATTTGAGTTCACACTGAGAGTCCTTTCACTTTCGTTACATCCAAGGACACTCTCTTCTGTGGAGATTTTCTTGTTGAAGACCGCCAGACTAAGATGTCTTTCCTGAGAAGGGAGCTGACTCATTTTGTTCCTTGCAACTGTTCCTTTTGGCTTCTCAAAGATGTGCAGGCCTCCCAAAGCTTCTTCAACTATCTGTCCTGAAGGAGTTTCCCCAGGGAGTCTTCCTGGGGATATCATGGCTGCTGATGCTACACATTCAAAAATTTCTTGCTTTGTTGTTAATACTTCATCACCCACCAGCTTGCCATCTAAATATGTGAAGAGAAAAATACTAGTGTCATTTGATCCCCATGTCAAAAGAAAGGAATCTATTATAA harbors:
- the ZNF397 gene encoding zinc finger protein 397 isoform X2 translates to MAVESRAVSTLVPQNPQEQELILVKVEESFSWGQKFKQSASTRSCQELFRQQFRKFCYQETPGPREALGRLQELCYQWLMPELHTKEQILELLVLEQFLSILPEELQIWVQQHSPTSGEEAVTLLEDLEREFDDPGQQGPAVPWKDLTCLGTSQELTNIPLQPLKTQLKPWEPCLSPKSDCENSETATKKDISEEKSQRLPQEPSSGGISEPESNLEWQQGNATGEKLRRSPSQGDSFSQVIFTHKSLGKRDHHEPQSSLILSTNSITYQKVPTEERPYRCDVCGHSFKQHSSLTQHQRIHTGEKPYKCNQCGKAFSLRSYLIIHQRIHSGEKAYECSECGKAFNQSSALIRHRKIHTGEKACKCNECGKAFSQSSYLIIHQRIHTGEKPYECNECGKTFSQSSKLIRHQRIHTGERPYECNECGKAFRQSSELITHQRIHSGEKPYECNECGKAFSLSSNLIRHQRIHSGEEPYQCNECGKTFKRSSALVQHQRIHSGDEAYICNECGKAFRHRSVLMRHQRVHTVK
- the ZSCAN30 gene encoding zinc finger and SCAN domain-containing protein 30, with amino-acid sequence MSGKTAALAYHASKEQEGLIVVKVEEENYVCGQDFGLQGDTCGLETFRQQFRHFGYSDSSGPREALNRLWELCHQWLRPEVNSKEQILELLVLEQFLAILPEELQAWLREHRPENGEQAVTMLEELEKELDEPRQQDTAHGQGMIWKEMTSIGALKSLSIQLQPLENQCKSETQESQASHEGDGKLVGDEVLTTKQEIFECVASAAMISPGRLPGETPSGQIVEEALGGLHIFEKPKGTVARNKMSQLPSQERHLSLAVFNKKISTEESVLGCNESERTLSVNSNVVTRQRVHAGGKVYECLDCGKAFCQSSKLIRHQRIHTGERPYACKECGKAFSLSSDLVRHQRIHSGEKPYECCECGKAFRGSSELIRHRRIHTGEKPYECGECGKAFSRSSALIQHKKIHTGDKGYECTECGKAFGRSSILIEHQRIHTGEKPYECNECGKSFNQSSALTQHQRIHTGEKPYECNECRKTFRHRSGLMQHQRTHTRV